The Astyanax mexicanus isolate ESR-SI-001 chromosome 8, AstMex3_surface, whole genome shotgun sequence sequence AATCAGGACAGAAGAACCACAGAGACCCTCAcccttccttttactgtttgTGTAAAATTTGCTCAACGCCATTTTagtgttaatataaaaaaactgagAGCACATTTCTACTCAGAATAAAATACTTGTACTTCTAGACTTCCACCTCTACATCTGAACACACTCATTTATTCCCCTCTAAATCACTGCAGTTcgttaaaatacacattaatgTTCATATCCTCATCTAAATAACAGGGGTATTTATTTGGGGGGAAATTTCACACACATTAATattatacaaaattttaattatattttatatattcacaaattcaatagcgtttcagcaactgtgtatgatacagctaggtggcagcaaacacacccctttatatttacaatacagtGCCAAGTCTATTgtatattaaatttaatatattttaaaaatcattagaatttaaactatattacacagaaaactaaaaacaagtgtgtgtgatacagctaggtggcagcaaacacacacCCTTTAAActttggatacagtgccaattctactgaatataaaattttatttattttgaaatttaaTAGCATTCAAACCGAATTAcacataacaataaaaataagtgtgtatgatacaacTGGTGGCAACAAACACGCACACGCTTTAACATTTGGgtacagtgccaattctactgtattttacattttatatatttaaaaaaataataataaaatctaatattCAGTAGAATTGGCACTTTATCCAAATTCTAAGGGGTTTGTGTCTCTGTGGTCCTACTGCCCTGATTATGGAAGTATCTGCTGGAAATCATCCTCTGTTCAAAAGTTATTAGCGCTGAAAAgtcaaatatcaaaaataaaactttactgtGGGCAGTGAGGTAATGCAAAAACAACAGATTTCATATAAAGATAAATTCAGAGATCAAACTTAAAATAAGACAAATTCAGAGATCAGATCAGTCTCTAAATTTTGGGCcagaactgtatttttacagcttaatatggtggaaaaaacacaaacctggcaactctggctgGAATCTTCTTTCTAAAATCTTTctaaaatcccccccccccctcagccAAGGAGCCACTGCTAAACCTCAGCAAGCGTGAGTTTGATCCAGATGCCTCCTGattatttactacattattaAATCTGTCAATATCACTTTCCTTTTCTCCTGTATAATCCCAACTGCTGTACCTGAACAACAAACTTTTATTTGATTCCTTTATTTGGTTCCAATTGTATTTGTCACCCAGACAGCCAGCTttgtttttcttaatatttttttctctttcagaaaGGACAGACGTCTCGTTACAAATTCTTCTTCTGCTTGTATCGGCTGTTTTACTGGAGAGTTCTGAATTAAAACTCATCAAAACCCACCAACAAAAGAAAGACTCTACTGTTCATTACAAACACAGAAGAGATGGACTATGAAGATACGGTGTCCCAAACCTTCAATACTGAAGTAACATCTCCTGATATTCTCAACAAAACATCTAGCGAACAAATACTGACAATTACACACAATGAAAAAACTCtctactgctcagagtgtggaacaAGTTTCAGTCGACAAAGTGGACTTCAAAGACACCTGatcgttcacactggagaaaaaccctatcgatgcacagactgtgggaagagttttactcgacagagtactctccaagaacaccagcgcgttcacactggagagaaaccgtatcactgctcacacTGTGCACAAAGTTTTACTTCTCTGAAAGCTCTTAAAGAACACCAGTATATTCACACTGGAGTGAAAccatatcagtgctcagactgtgggaagagtttcaatAGACAGATTAATCTTAagagacaccagcgcattcacactggagaaaaaccgtattactgctcagagtgtggaaaaagTTTTAGAGAAACAAGTTCCCttaaaattcaccagcgcattcacaccggagagaaaccgtatcagtgctcagactgtgagaaaaggttttctgaactgggtagtctccaaaaacaccagcgtattcacaccgGACAGAAACCTTTTCATTGTTCAAAATGTGGCAGCACCTTTACTGAACGCTGTCAGCTTAAAATACatcaacgcattcacactggagagaaaccgcatcagtgctcggagtgtggaaagagtttcagTAGGCACGATCATCTCCGaatacaccagcgcgttcacactggagagaaacctttTAATTGCTCcaagtgtgggaagagttttacagAAAGTGGTTccctcaaaatacaccagcgcattcacactggagagaaaccgtatcactgctctgaTTGTGGAAAGAGCTTTTCCATAGCCAGTTCTCTCAagacacaccagcgcattcacactggttTGAAACCTTATtattgctcagagtgtgggaagatcTTTAGAGAGAGTTGTGCCCTCAAAACACATcagcgtgttcacactggagagaggccgtatcagtgctcagagtgcgggaagagctttactcaacgCAGCAGTCTCCAaacacaccagcgcgttcacaccaGAGAGAAACCGTAACCCGGTTTAAGCTGTAGAAGGAGCTTCGTGTTCAGATTGTTGAGCCACCAGTCGtgttgaatttaaaaataagtgaTGTGTTTTATCTCATAGATGCCTTAGGTTCTCCTTCTTAGAAGCGAGCAATGATGCCCGGTTCACACTACACACCATTCAGAGTGGAGCGATGATTGGACTGTTCACACTACAAACCATGATTGTCTGACTGTCTGCAGAATAAATCTAGATACAGTTTAGATATGCCCCAATTCAGATTTGGCTGGGAGTCTGAACATCACATTATTGATTGTTATTTAAAAGCTTCTTCTGAAAGTTTTCTTTAAGTTTTGAATTTAGGGAATCATTATCTTCAGTCATCAGCTTTGCAGTCTTGCGACTTTAATTCTCGGACTCTTGCATCATCTGGCAGCTTTTCTGTTTTTGAAATGAGGATCTTAAAATGTAAAGGCAATTCATAATTTATATGTAAGTTATTCacttctttaatattaaatgttttaaatgttttatttgtgtgtgtaactgGTGTCAGTCTGGTAGCTAGTAgggcattacacacagatacccAATCAACCATCACAGATCAGTTCCTGATTAGACTCTGtataaatctaaaaaaagtataaatgagTTCAGAGGGAAAAAATCATGGAGCTCAAACTGAACTCAAAATCTGAAGAACAAATATGGAGAGAAGGTGCAATACTGACTGCAGTAGACCTGATGGGGGTGTTTTAGAGCAACAATGAGCCTTTTGGCAAATATCTTGTGAAATGTGGCACCTAGAGTAAATCTTCTTATTCTtgcattaaaaacaaattttGAGGTGAGGGGAGGTAACGGTGAGCTGGTGGGAGGTAATGGTGAGCTGAGGAGGTACAGGTGAGCTGGGGGGGGTGTGAGGTGAGGGGAGGTAATGGTGAGCTGGTGGGAGGTAATGGTGAGCTGAGGAGGTACAGGtgagctgggggggggggggggggggggtgaggtgAGGGGAGGTAACGGTGACCTGGGGGGAAGTAATGGTGAGCTGGTGGGAGTTAATGGTGAGATAAGGGAGGTACAGGTGAGCTAGGCAAGAGCAGGTAACTTGTTGAGGCGCGCGCTGAGTGCAGTACTAAAGGTGTACTGTGCACGAGCACAGTGGAGTTACGTAGGTGCGCGAGAGGAGGAAGTGAGTGTAGTTCCTGTATGTGCGCGCGTGTGTAGTGTGAGTGCGCGTGCGCGGAGCTCGGGCTGGTTCTCTGTAATTCGGGTACTGGAGTTTTTCGGACTTTAATCCGGATTAATAGTTCTGGATTGAGCTCGCGGGCTGTTCCGGGTGGCCTGACGCGAGCGGCGGGTCCGGGAGCGCGAGGCTGGAGGCGGAAATGGACGCGTCTCACCTGACGGAAGATGAAATGGCCGAAGTGAAAAAGGAAGTAAGATTTACGCAAACAGAACTAATCAGCTCTGTATTGAACTCGAGAACTAAACAGCTCCGTACTGAACTCTAGAACCAAACATCACTGTACTGAACTCTAGAACTAAACAGCTCTGTACTGAACTCTAGAACTAAACAGCTCTGTACTAAACTCGAGAACTAAACAGCTCTGTACTGAACTCTAGAACTAAACAGCTCTGTACTGAACTCTAGAACTAAACAGCTCTGTACTAAACTCGAGAACTAAACAGCTCTGTACTGAACTCTAGAACTAAACAGCTCTGTATTGAACTCGAGAACCAAACAGCACTGTACTGAACTCGAGAACTAAACAGCTCTGTACTGAACTCGAGAACCAAACAGCACTGTACTGAACTCTAGAACCAAACAGCACTGTACTGAACTCTAGAACCAAACAGCACTGTACTGAACTCTAGAACTAAACAGCTCTGTACTGAACTTGAGAACCAAACAGCACTGTACTGAACTCTAGAACTAAACAGCTCTGTACTGAACTCGAGAACCAAACAGCACTGTACTGAACTCGAGAACTAAACAGCTCTGTACTGAACTTGAGAACCAAACAGCACTGTACTGAACTCGAGAACCAAACAGCACTGTACTGAACTCTAGAACCAAACAGCACTGTACTGAACTCTAGAACTAAACAGCACTGTACTGAACTCTAGAACCAAACAGCTTTGTACTGAACTCTAGAACCAAACAGCTCCGTACTGAACTCTAGAACCGAACAGCTCCGTACTGAACTCTAGAACCGAACAGCACTGTACTGAACTCTAGAACCGAACAGCTTTGTACTGAACTCTAGAACCAAACAGCTCCGTACTGAACTCTAGAACCGAACAGCTCCGTACTGAACTCTAGAACCGAACAGCTCCGTACTGAACTCTAGAACCGAACAGCTCTGTACTGAACTCTAGAATCGAACAACTGAAGCTTTGTATGGAGGAGTATGAATAAATAGCAGTAACATgttaaagagtctcagtgagggtaaagagtctcagtgagggtaaagattctcagtgagggtaaagagtctcagcgagggtaaagagtctcagcgagggtaaagagtctcagcgagggtaaagggtctcagcgagggtaaagagtctcagcgagggtaaagggtctcagcgagggtaaagggtctcagcgagggtaaagagtctcagcgagggtaaagagtctcagcgagggtaaagggtctcagcgagggtaaagggtctcagcgagggtaaagagtctcagcgagggtaaagagtctcagcgagggtaaagagtctcagcgagggtaaagggtctcagcgagggtaaagagtctcagcgagggtaaagggtctcagcgagggtaaagagtctcagtgagggtaaagattctcagtgagggtaaagggtctcagcgagggtaaagagtctcagcgagggtaaagagtctcagcgagggtaaagagtctcagcgagggtaaagagtctcagcgagggtaaagggtctcagcgagggtaaagggtctcagcgagggtaaagggtctcagcgagggtaaagggtctcagcgagggtaaagagtctcagtctggttgttttgcactggAAGCTATGGTTATTGATGTGTATCAGGACATTAGTTTCCTCCTGAATCACTGTGTTGATGTTTCAGGTGCTGGAGAGGCTTCGGCCGTACCTGGTGGATAAGCTGATCGCCGAGCGGCACTTTGATTATCTGCGCTCTAAGAAGATTCTGACGCGGGAGGACACGGAGGAGATCAGCTGCAGGAGCACTCGGGGAAAACGGGCCGGAAAACTGCTGGACCTGCTGTCTGAGAACCCCCGTGGTCTAGACACCCTCATCGAGTCCATCCAGCGCTGCCGGACCCTCAACTTTATCATCGTCAAGATCACGGATGAAGTGCAGCGCGTGAAGAACGAGAAACTGGAGGCTCTGAAAGGTACGGTTCTCATACACTGTTACATGAGCAGAGCATTCCAGGCCAGCAGAGGGAGCTAACTCCTCTAAAGCTCTTTCTGTAGAGGAAAAGTAACGACGGCCCTAAATACAGCAGAGACTTGCTAACGGCCTTTCCCAGAAACAGAGACGTCCATGCAGATCAGACAGAGAGGCGTAGCCCTTTAGATGTGAGCGAACCTCTCTTTATCACGTTCAGTAGAGGTGGATGATATATTTTAGgggtttttttttgcataagGATATTCATAGTGATATGACCAAACACTAAAAACAGTTTTATTCATTCAAGACTGAACTACAGCACaaaatatagtttttatatattattacaaaGTTTCAAGCATTCTGTAAACTAGTGAACCACGCCTGATGCGGTGGGGGGGTGTTAGATGGGGGTGAGCTGGGGgcatgaactgtgattatgttgtttgggggttcagttcagtacaGCTTAAGATTTTTAAGTGAATGATTTACCCGTCAGTGTAAAACTCAAAAAGGAGAAGCGCTGCATTAAACAATtaaccaaacacacccacacaaccccacaccaaccccacaccaccccaaacacacccacaccaccccaaacacacccacaccaaccccaaacacacccacaccaaccccaaacacacccacaccaacccacaccaaccccaaacacacccacaccaaccccacaccacccaaaacacacccacaccaaccccaaacacacccacaccaaccccaaacacacccacaccaaccccaaacacacccacaccaaccccaaacacacccacaccaacccacaccaaccccaaacacacccacaccaaccccaaacacacccacaccaaccccaaacacacccacaccaacccacaccaaccccaaacacacccacaccaacccacaccaaccccaaacacacccacaccaaccccaaacacacccacaccaacccacaccaaccccaaacacacccacaccaaccccaaacacacccacaccaacccacaccaaccccaaacacacccacaccaaccccacaccaaccccacaccaccccaaacacacccacaccaaccccaaacacacccacaccaaccccacaccaccccaaacacacccacaccaaccccaaacacacccacaccaaccccacaccaccccaaacacacccacaccaaccccaaacacacccacaccaaccccaaacacacccacaccaaccccacaccacccaaacacacccacaccaaccccacaccaccccaaacacacccacaccaaccccacaccaccccacaccaaccccaaacacacccacaccaaccccaaacacacacaccaaccctaaacacacccacaccaccccacaccaaccccaaacacacccacaccaaccccaaacacacccacaccaaccccacaccaaccctaaacacacccacaccaacctcaaacacacacacaccaaccccacaccaaccctaaacacacccacatcaaccccaaacacaccca is a genomic window containing:
- the LOC111197535 gene encoding zinc finger protein 239-like, whose product is MDYEDTVSQTFNTEVTSPDILNKTSSEQILTITHNEKTLYCSECGTSFSRQSGLQRHLIVHTGEKPYRCTDCGKSFTRQSTLQEHQRVHTGEKPYHCSHCAQSFTSLKALKEHQYIHTGVKPYQCSDCGKSFNRQINLKRHQRIHTGEKPYYCSECGKSFRETSSLKIHQRIHTGEKPYQCSDCEKRFSELGSLQKHQRIHTGQKPFHCSKCGSTFTERCQLKIHQRIHTGEKPHQCSECGKSFSRHDHLRIHQRVHTGEKPFNCSKCGKSFTESGSLKIHQRIHTGEKPYHCSDCGKSFSIASSLKTHQRIHTGLKPYYCSECGKIFRESCALKTHQRVHTGERPYQCSECGKSFTQRSSLQTHQRVHTREKP